A part of Drosophila bipectinata strain 14024-0381.07 chromosome 3L, DbipHiC1v2, whole genome shotgun sequence genomic DNA contains:
- the syd gene encoding JNK-interacting protein 3 isoform X6, with protein sequence MMDNDDTLLNNGGPQSGAETVYGTEENNMVMSEKNEEVVSIVQQLAGSIYQEFERMINRYDEDVVKNLMPLLVNVLECLDASYRINQEQDVEVELLREDNEQLVTQYEREKSARKQSEQKLLEAEDLAEQENKELATRLESVESIVRMLELKHKNSLEHASRLEEREADLKKEYNKLHERYTELFKNHVDYMERTKMLMGSTHSQMSTASDRMEVSRARLNPVARSSGPVSYGFASLENSVMLDTETICSVGSQSDDSGPPSLQNELDSLAGTVERGAATDALQQQNQATSPQSPDSPVVPNVPANVGRSTTKKEQRSDNNLYQELSFQDNEESEENEIVTGSWVHPGEYASSANDNYFGMGKEVENLIMENNELLATKNALNIVKDDLIVKVDELTGEIEIVREELNAMQQSRTKLRQRISELEDELKKAKEQVKQQSTEQEENDVPLAQRKRFTRVEMAMVLMERNQYKERLMELQEAVRLTEILRATRTVDNLDKKSKQSIWKYFSNLFTPSNRPTERVADGLGGGPMFRHTGGGSPAHSHGSPSRGGGGDNRLTLTSGQPPVHPASAGLANALILPKDYAEEGGSERISARRREQYRQLRAHVQKEDGRLHAYGWSLPINKANQEANPSRHSGGVPVPVYCNPLAEASPHMKVFCAAGVNLHGGFTKDGQSLIPANSPYAPKSTLKIAEITSPTAEHSVEALDRQMARASLETLEPETQLSSFVWICTSTHAASTVSVVDANQSATVLDAFPICSSHLLCIASVQGAMESDYALLEQSEVVKAGEMLQRPGEGPELLGKVEFVRVKPKTEDEQKQQQEEEEAKEATEKSNEQMPVVDAEEPLGNVEAIKIRQALPGAPQRLPADGVNQANNNNNSNSVVFATKSLNPILGTKEREEPAMSSVGPTMWMGAQDGWLYVHSSVGRWHECLHKVQLPDAVLAIVHVEARVVVALANAQLAVFRRQTDGQWDLNSYHLVTLGDRNHSIRCLCVAGERIWAAHRNKIFIVDPVSLNIVHSLDAHPRKESQVRQMAATGAGVWVSIRLDSTLRLYNTHTFEHKQDVDIEPYVSKMLGTGKLGFSFVRITALMVSCNRLWIGTSNGVIISVPLAEVQQKSSSDPHGQMPLCCMANAQLSFHGHRDAVKFFVSVPMLQQPNLNGGLTFTNKRPDMLVMCGGEGYIDFRIRNDKYDASDNAAHLIVWKVDT encoded by the exons ATGATGGACAACGACGATACCCTGCTCAACAATGGTGGGCCTCAGTCTGGGGCGGAGACCGTTTACGGGACGGAGGAAAACAACATGGTCATGTCGGAGAAG AATGAAGAGGTTGTCAGCATC GTCCAACAACTGGCTGGGAGCATTTATCAGGAGTTCGAACGGATGATCAATCGGTATGACGAGGATGTGGTGAAGAACCTGATGCCCCTGTTGGTGAACGTGCTGGAGTGCCTGGACGCCTCCTATCGCATCAATCAGGAGCAGGACGTGGAGGTGGAGCTGCTTCGGGAGGACAACGAGCAGCTGGTGACACAATATGAGCGGGAGAAGAGTGCCCGAAAACAGTCCGAACAGAAG CTACTGGAGGCCGAGGATCTGGCTGAGCAGGAGAACAAGGAGCTAGCCACCAGACTGGAGTCGGTGGAGAGCATTGTGCGAATGCTAGAGTTGAAGCACAAAAACAGTCTGGAGCATGCCAGCCGCCTGGAGGAGCGAGAAGCGGACCTCAAAAAG GAGTACAACAAGCTGCATGAACGGTATACGGAACTGTTCAAGAACCATGTGGACTATATGGAGCGCACCAAGATGCTGATGGGCTCCACCCACTCCCAAATGAGCACCGCCTCCGATCGCATGGAAGTGAGCCGAGCGCGACTGAATCCAGTTGCCAGAAGCTCGGGTCCCGTCTCCTATGGATTCGCCTCGCTGGAGAACTCTGTGATGCTGGACACCGAGACCATCTGCAGTGTGGGCAGCCAGTCGGACGACTCGGGACCACCATCGCTGCAGAACGAGCTGGACAGCCTGGCTGGGACGGTGGAGCGCGGAGCTGCCACCGATGCGCTGCAGCAACAAAATCAGGCCACCTCGCCCCAGAGCCCCGACAGTCCTGTTGTGCCAAATGTGCCCGCTAATG TTGGTCGATCGACCACCAAGAAGGAGCAGAGGTCGGACAACAATCTCTATCAGGAGCTGTCCTTCCAGGACAATGAGGAGAGTGAGGAGAATGAGATTGTGACAG GCAGCTGGGTACATCCCGGAGAGTACGCGTCCTCAG CTAACGACAACTATTTCG GCATGGGCAAGGAGGTTGAGAATCTCATCATGGAGAACAATGAGCTGCTGGCCACCAA AAACGCCCTCAATATTGTCAAGGACGATTTAATTGTCAAAGTGGATGAGCTGACGGGTGAGATAGAGATTGTGCGGGAGGAGCTGAATGCCATGCAGCAATCCAGGACTAAGCTGCGGCAGCGCATCAGCGAGCTGGAGGATGAGCTGAAGAAGGCCAAGGAGCAGGTCAAGCAGCAGA GCACCGAGCAAGAGGAGAACGATGTGCCACTGGCGCAGCGCAAGCGTTTCACTCGCGTGGAAATGGCCATGGTGCTGATGGAGCGTAACCAGTATAAGGAGCGTCTGATGGAGCTCCAGGAGGCAGTCCGTCTCACAGAAATTCTACGAGCCACCCGGACTGTTGACAATTTGGACAAGAAGTCGAAGCAAAGCATTTGGAAGTACTTTAGTAATCTTTTTAC CCCCTCCAACCGCCCGACGGAACGCGTCGCGGACGGTCTCGGAGGGGGGCCAATGTTTCGTCACACCGGCGGAGGAAGCCCTGCCCATAGCCATGGATCTCCCAGTCGAGGTGGAGGAGGCGACAATCGCCTTACCCTAACCAGCGGCCAGCCACCCGTTCACCCGGCCAGTGCCGGTCTGGCCAATGCCCTCATTCTGCCCAAGGACTATGCCGAAGAGGGCGGCTCGGAACGGATAAGTGCACGTCGTCGAGAGCAGTATCGACAACTGCGCGCCCATGTCCAGAAAGAGGACGGCCGGCTGCACGCCTACGGCTGGAGTTTGCCGATCAACAAGGCCAATCAGGAGGCGAATCCCAGCCGGCATTCCGGCGGCGTACCGGTCCCAGTTTACTGTAATCCCCTGGCGGAAGCGTCGCCCCACATGAAGGTGTTCTGCGCCGCGGGCGTGAATCTTCACGGGGGCTTCACCAAGGACGGGCAATCCCTGATACCTGCCAATTCACCGTATGCACCGAAATCCACGCTGAAGATAGCCGAGATCACAAGCCCCACGGCGGAGCACAGTGTGGAGGCGCTGGACAGGCAGATGGCACGCGCCAGCTTGGAGACCCTGGAGCCGGAGACACAGCTCAGCTCGTTTGTGTGGATTTGTACGAGCACCCATGCCGCCAGCACCGTCAGTGTGGTGGACGCCAACCAGTCGGCCACCGTGCTGGACGCCTTTCCCATATGCTCCTCGCATCTGCTATGCATAGCCTCGGTCCAGGGGGCAATGGAGAGCGACTACGCCCTGCTGGAGCAGTCGGAGGTGGTCAAGGCGGGCGAGATGCTGCAGAGGCCGGGCGAAGGACCAGAGCTCCTGGGCAAGGTGGAGTTTGTGCGAGTGAAACCAAAGACAGAGGACgaacagaagcagcagcaagagGAGGAAGAGGCCAAGGAAGCCACCGAGAAGTCCAACGAGCAGATGCCAGTCGTCGATGCCGAGGAGCCTCTTGGCAATGTGGAAGCCATCAAGATACGCCAGGCCCTCCCTGGAGCTCCCCAACGCCTGCCCGCCGATGGCGTCAATCAGgccaataacaacaacaatagcaacagtGTAGTGTTTGCCACAAAATCGCTGAACCCCATTCTGGGTACCAAGGAGCGCGAGGAGCCTGCCATGAGCTCGGTGGGACCCACCATGTGGATGGGAGCCCAGGACGGTTGGTTGTACGTGCACAGCAGCGTGGGAAGGTGGCACGAGTGCCTGCACAAGGTTCAGCTGCCGGACGCTGTCCTGGCGATTGTGCATGTGGAAGCGAGGGTTGTTGTGGCGCTGGCCAATGCCCAGCTGGCCGTGTTCCGCCGCCAGACAGACGGCCAATGGGATCTGAATAGCTATCACCTGGTGACGCTCGGTGATCGCAACCATTCGATACGTTGCCTCTGTGTGGCCGGCGAGCGCATTTGGGCGGCCCATCGCAACAAGATCTTTATCGTTGACCCTGTATCGCTCAACATTGTGCATTCGCTGGACGCTCATCCGCGCAAGGAGAGCCAAGTGCGTCAAATGGCGGCCACCGGGGCTGGAGTCTGGGTGTCCATAAG ACTGGACTCTACGCTGCGGCTGTACAATACCCACACCTTCGAGCACAAGCAGGACGTTGACATTGAGCCGTATGTGTCCAAGATGCTCGGCACCGGCAAGCTCGGCTTCAGCTTTGTCCGCATCACTGCTCTGATGGTGTCCTGCAACAGGCTGTGGATCGGCACCAGCAACGGGGTGATCATCTCAGTGCCACTGGCTGAGGTGCAGCAGAAGTCATCAT CCGATCCCCATGGACAGATGCCGCTGTGTTGTATGGCCAACGCTCAACTCTCCTTCCATGGTCATCGGGATGCCGTCAAGTTCTTTGTTTCGGTGCCGATGCTGCAGCAGCCGAACCTTAATGGGGGACTGACCTTCACCAACAAGCGACCCGATATGCTGGTCATGTGCGGTGGCGAGGGTTACATCGATTTTCGCATAA GAAATGATAAGTACGATGCTAGCGATAATGCAGCGCACTTGATAGTTTGGAAAGTCGATACGTAA
- the syd gene encoding JNK-interacting protein 3 isoform X3 encodes MMDNDDTLLNNGGPQSGAETVYGTEENNMVMSEKVQQLAGSIYQEFERMINRYDEDVVKNLMPLLVNVLECLDASYRINQEQDVEVELLREDNEQLVTQYEREKSARKQSEQKLLEAEDLAEQENKELATRLESVESIVRMLELKHKNSLEHASRLEEREADLKKEYNKLHERYTELFKNHVDYMERTKMLMGSTHSQMSTASDRMEVSRARLNPVARSSGPVSYGFASLENSVMLDTETICSVGSQSDDSGPPSLQNELDSLAGTVERGAATDALQQQNQATSPQSPDSPVVPNVPANVGRSTTKKEQRSDNNLYQELSFQDNEESEENEIVTGSWVHPGEYASSANDNYFGMGKEVENLIMENNELLATKNALNIVKDDLIVKVDELTGEIEIVREELNAMQQSRTKLRQRISELEDELKKAKEQVKQQSTEQEENDVPLAQRKRFTRVEMAMVLMERNQYKERLMELQEAVRLTEILRATRTVDNLDKKSKQSIWKYFSNLFTPSNRPTERVADGLGGGPMFRHTGGGSPAHSHGSPSRGGGGDNRLTLTSGQPPVHPASAGLANALILPKDYAEEGGSERISARRREQYRQLRAHVQKEDGRLHAYGWSLPINKANQEANPSRHSGGVPVPVYCNPLAEASPHMKVFCAAGVNLHGGFTKDGQSLIPANSPYAPKSTLKIAEITSPTAEHSVEALDRQMARASLETLEPETQLSSFVWICTSTHAASTVSVVDANQSATVLDAFPICSSHLLCIASVQGAMESDYALLEQSEVVKAGEMLQRPGEGPELLGKVEFVRVKPKTEDEQKQQQEEEEAKEATEKSNEQMPVVDAEEPLGNVEAIKIRQALPGAPQRLPADGVNQANNNNNSNSVVFATKSLNPILGTKEREEPAMSSVGPTMWMGAQDGWLYVHSSVGRWHECLHKVQLPDAVLAIVHVEARVVVALANAQLAVFRRQTDGQWDLNSYHLVTLGDRNHSIRCLCVAGERIWAAHRNKIFIVDPVSLNIVHSLDAHPRKESQVRQMAATGAGVWVSIRLDSTLRLYNTHTFEHKQDVDIEPYVSKMLGTGKLGFSFVRITALMVSCNRLWIGTSNGVIISVPLAEVQQKSSSDPHGQMPLCCMANAQLSFHGHRDAVKFFVSVPMLQQPNLNGGLTFTNKRPDMLVMCGGEGYIDFRINDNDMENSIQLEPNQTIENRGDKSYLIVWHVSQR; translated from the exons ATGATGGACAACGACGATACCCTGCTCAACAATGGTGGGCCTCAGTCTGGGGCGGAGACCGTTTACGGGACGGAGGAAAACAACATGGTCATGTCGGAGAAG GTCCAACAACTGGCTGGGAGCATTTATCAGGAGTTCGAACGGATGATCAATCGGTATGACGAGGATGTGGTGAAGAACCTGATGCCCCTGTTGGTGAACGTGCTGGAGTGCCTGGACGCCTCCTATCGCATCAATCAGGAGCAGGACGTGGAGGTGGAGCTGCTTCGGGAGGACAACGAGCAGCTGGTGACACAATATGAGCGGGAGAAGAGTGCCCGAAAACAGTCCGAACAGAAG CTACTGGAGGCCGAGGATCTGGCTGAGCAGGAGAACAAGGAGCTAGCCACCAGACTGGAGTCGGTGGAGAGCATTGTGCGAATGCTAGAGTTGAAGCACAAAAACAGTCTGGAGCATGCCAGCCGCCTGGAGGAGCGAGAAGCGGACCTCAAAAAG GAGTACAACAAGCTGCATGAACGGTATACGGAACTGTTCAAGAACCATGTGGACTATATGGAGCGCACCAAGATGCTGATGGGCTCCACCCACTCCCAAATGAGCACCGCCTCCGATCGCATGGAAGTGAGCCGAGCGCGACTGAATCCAGTTGCCAGAAGCTCGGGTCCCGTCTCCTATGGATTCGCCTCGCTGGAGAACTCTGTGATGCTGGACACCGAGACCATCTGCAGTGTGGGCAGCCAGTCGGACGACTCGGGACCACCATCGCTGCAGAACGAGCTGGACAGCCTGGCTGGGACGGTGGAGCGCGGAGCTGCCACCGATGCGCTGCAGCAACAAAATCAGGCCACCTCGCCCCAGAGCCCCGACAGTCCTGTTGTGCCAAATGTGCCCGCTAATG TTGGTCGATCGACCACCAAGAAGGAGCAGAGGTCGGACAACAATCTCTATCAGGAGCTGTCCTTCCAGGACAATGAGGAGAGTGAGGAGAATGAGATTGTGACAG GCAGCTGGGTACATCCCGGAGAGTACGCGTCCTCAG CTAACGACAACTATTTCG GCATGGGCAAGGAGGTTGAGAATCTCATCATGGAGAACAATGAGCTGCTGGCCACCAA AAACGCCCTCAATATTGTCAAGGACGATTTAATTGTCAAAGTGGATGAGCTGACGGGTGAGATAGAGATTGTGCGGGAGGAGCTGAATGCCATGCAGCAATCCAGGACTAAGCTGCGGCAGCGCATCAGCGAGCTGGAGGATGAGCTGAAGAAGGCCAAGGAGCAGGTCAAGCAGCAGA GCACCGAGCAAGAGGAGAACGATGTGCCACTGGCGCAGCGCAAGCGTTTCACTCGCGTGGAAATGGCCATGGTGCTGATGGAGCGTAACCAGTATAAGGAGCGTCTGATGGAGCTCCAGGAGGCAGTCCGTCTCACAGAAATTCTACGAGCCACCCGGACTGTTGACAATTTGGACAAGAAGTCGAAGCAAAGCATTTGGAAGTACTTTAGTAATCTTTTTAC CCCCTCCAACCGCCCGACGGAACGCGTCGCGGACGGTCTCGGAGGGGGGCCAATGTTTCGTCACACCGGCGGAGGAAGCCCTGCCCATAGCCATGGATCTCCCAGTCGAGGTGGAGGAGGCGACAATCGCCTTACCCTAACCAGCGGCCAGCCACCCGTTCACCCGGCCAGTGCCGGTCTGGCCAATGCCCTCATTCTGCCCAAGGACTATGCCGAAGAGGGCGGCTCGGAACGGATAAGTGCACGTCGTCGAGAGCAGTATCGACAACTGCGCGCCCATGTCCAGAAAGAGGACGGCCGGCTGCACGCCTACGGCTGGAGTTTGCCGATCAACAAGGCCAATCAGGAGGCGAATCCCAGCCGGCATTCCGGCGGCGTACCGGTCCCAGTTTACTGTAATCCCCTGGCGGAAGCGTCGCCCCACATGAAGGTGTTCTGCGCCGCGGGCGTGAATCTTCACGGGGGCTTCACCAAGGACGGGCAATCCCTGATACCTGCCAATTCACCGTATGCACCGAAATCCACGCTGAAGATAGCCGAGATCACAAGCCCCACGGCGGAGCACAGTGTGGAGGCGCTGGACAGGCAGATGGCACGCGCCAGCTTGGAGACCCTGGAGCCGGAGACACAGCTCAGCTCGTTTGTGTGGATTTGTACGAGCACCCATGCCGCCAGCACCGTCAGTGTGGTGGACGCCAACCAGTCGGCCACCGTGCTGGACGCCTTTCCCATATGCTCCTCGCATCTGCTATGCATAGCCTCGGTCCAGGGGGCAATGGAGAGCGACTACGCCCTGCTGGAGCAGTCGGAGGTGGTCAAGGCGGGCGAGATGCTGCAGAGGCCGGGCGAAGGACCAGAGCTCCTGGGCAAGGTGGAGTTTGTGCGAGTGAAACCAAAGACAGAGGACgaacagaagcagcagcaagagGAGGAAGAGGCCAAGGAAGCCACCGAGAAGTCCAACGAGCAGATGCCAGTCGTCGATGCCGAGGAGCCTCTTGGCAATGTGGAAGCCATCAAGATACGCCAGGCCCTCCCTGGAGCTCCCCAACGCCTGCCCGCCGATGGCGTCAATCAGgccaataacaacaacaatagcaacagtGTAGTGTTTGCCACAAAATCGCTGAACCCCATTCTGGGTACCAAGGAGCGCGAGGAGCCTGCCATGAGCTCGGTGGGACCCACCATGTGGATGGGAGCCCAGGACGGTTGGTTGTACGTGCACAGCAGCGTGGGAAGGTGGCACGAGTGCCTGCACAAGGTTCAGCTGCCGGACGCTGTCCTGGCGATTGTGCATGTGGAAGCGAGGGTTGTTGTGGCGCTGGCCAATGCCCAGCTGGCCGTGTTCCGCCGCCAGACAGACGGCCAATGGGATCTGAATAGCTATCACCTGGTGACGCTCGGTGATCGCAACCATTCGATACGTTGCCTCTGTGTGGCCGGCGAGCGCATTTGGGCGGCCCATCGCAACAAGATCTTTATCGTTGACCCTGTATCGCTCAACATTGTGCATTCGCTGGACGCTCATCCGCGCAAGGAGAGCCAAGTGCGTCAAATGGCGGCCACCGGGGCTGGAGTCTGGGTGTCCATAAG ACTGGACTCTACGCTGCGGCTGTACAATACCCACACCTTCGAGCACAAGCAGGACGTTGACATTGAGCCGTATGTGTCCAAGATGCTCGGCACCGGCAAGCTCGGCTTCAGCTTTGTCCGCATCACTGCTCTGATGGTGTCCTGCAACAGGCTGTGGATCGGCACCAGCAACGGGGTGATCATCTCAGTGCCACTGGCTGAGGTGCAGCAGAAGTCATCAT CCGATCCCCATGGACAGATGCCGCTGTGTTGTATGGCCAACGCTCAACTCTCCTTCCATGGTCATCGGGATGCCGTCAAGTTCTTTGTTTCGGTGCCGATGCTGCAGCAGCCGAACCTTAATGGGGGACTGACCTTCACCAACAAGCGACCCGATATGCTGGTCATGTGCGGTGGCGAGGGTTACATCGATTTTCGCATAA ATGATAACGATATGGAGAACAGTATCCAACTGGAACCAAATCAAACGATCGAAAATCGGGGCGACAAGAGTTACTTGATTGTGTGGCATGTTAGTCAACGTTAG
- the syd gene encoding JNK-interacting protein 3 isoform X5, translating into MMDNDDTLLNNGGPQSGAETVYGTEENNMVMSEKNEEVVSIVQQLAGSIYQEFERMINRYDEDVVKNLMPLLVNVLECLDASYRINQEQDVEVELLREDNEQLVTQYEREKSARKQSEQKLLEAEDLAEQENKELATRLESVESIVRMLELKHKNSLEHASRLEEREADLKKEYNKLHERYTELFKNHVDYMERTKMLMGSTHSQMSTASDRMEVSRARLNPVARSSGPVSYGFASLENSVMLDTETICSVGSQSDDSGPPSLQNELDSLAGTVERGAATDALQQQNQATSPQSPDSPVVPNVPANVGRSTTKKEQRSDNNLYQELSFQDNEESEENEIVTGSWVHPGEYASSANDNYFGMGKEVENLIMENNELLATKNALNIVKDDLIVKVDELTGEIEIVREELNAMQQSRTKLRQRISELEDELKKAKEQVKQQSTEQEENDVPLAQRKRFTRVEMAMVLMERNQYKERLMELQEAVRLTEILRATRTVDNLDKKSKQSIWKYFSNLFTPSNRPTERVADGLGGGPMFRHTGGGSPAHSHGSPSRGGGGDNRLTLTSGQPPVHPASAGLANALILPKDYAEEGGSERISARRREQYRQLRAHVQKEDGRLHAYGWSLPINKANQEANPSRHSGGVPVPVYCNPLAEASPHMKVFCAAGVNLHGGFTKDGQSLIPANSPYAPKSTLKIAEITSPTAEHSVEALDRQMARASLETLEPETQLSSFVWICTSTHAASTVSVVDANQSATVLDAFPICSSHLLCIASVQGAMESDYALLEQSEVVKAGEMLQRPGEGPELLGKVEFVRVKPKTEDEQKQQQEEEEAKEATEKSNEQMPVVDAEEPLGNVEAIKIRQALPGAPQRLPADGVNQANNNNNSNSVVFATKSLNPILGTKEREEPAMSSVGPTMWMGAQDGWLYVHSSVGRWHECLHKVQLPDAVLAIVHVEARVVVALANAQLAVFRRQTDGQWDLNSYHLVTLGDRNHSIRCLCVAGERIWAAHRNKIFIVDPVSLNIVHSLDAHPRKESQVRQMAATGAGVWVSIRLDSTLRLYNTHTFEHKQDVDIEPYVSKMLGTGKLGFSFVRITALMVSCNRLWIGTSNGVIISVPLAEVQQKSSSDPHGQMPLCCMANAQLSFHGHRDAVKFFVSVPMLQQPNLNGGLTFTNKRPDMLVMCGGEGYIDFRIRNDKYDASDNAAHLIVWKVDT; encoded by the exons ATGATGGACAACGACGATACCCTGCTCAACAATGGTGGGCCTCAGTCTGGGGCGGAGACCGTTTACGGGACGGAGGAAAACAACATGGTCATGTCGGAGAAG AATGAAGAGGTTGTCAGCATC GTCCAACAACTGGCTGGGAGCATTTATCAGGAGTTCGAACGGATGATCAATCGGTATGACGAGGATGTGGTGAAGAACCTGATGCCCCTGTTGGTGAACGTGCTGGAGTGCCTGGACGCCTCCTATCGCATCAATCAGGAGCAGGACGTGGAGGTGGAGCTGCTTCGGGAGGACAACGAGCAGCTGGTGACACAATATGAGCGGGAGAAGAGTGCCCGAAAACAGTCCGAACAGAAG CTACTGGAGGCCGAGGATCTGGCTGAGCAGGAGAACAAGGAGCTAGCCACCAGACTGGAGTCGGTGGAGAGCATTGTGCGAATGCTAGAGTTGAAGCACAAAAACAGTCTGGAGCATGCCAGCCGCCTGGAGGAGCGAGAAGCGGACCTCAAAAAG GAGTACAACAAGCTGCATGAACGGTATACGGAACTGTTCAAGAACCATGTGGACTATATGGAGCGCACCAAGATGCTGATGGGCTCCACCCACTCCCAAATGAGCACCGCCTCCGATCGCATGGAAGTGAGCCGAGCGCGACTGAATCCAGTTGCCAGAAGCTCGGGTCCCGTCTCCTATGGATTCGCCTCGCTGGAGAACTCTGTGATGCTGGACACCGAGACCATCTGCAGTGTGGGCAGCCAGTCGGACGACTCGGGACCACCATCGCTGCAGAACGAGCTGGACAGCCTGGCTGGGACGGTGGAGCGCGGAGCTGCCACCGATGCGCTGCAGCAACAAAATCAGGCCACCTCGCCCCAGAGCCCCGACAGTCCTGTTGTGCCAAATGTGCCCGCTAATG TTGGTCGATCGACCACCAAGAAGGAGCAGAGGTCGGACAACAATCTCTATCAGGAGCTGTCCTTCCAGGACAATGAGGAGAGTGAGGAGAATGAGATTGTGACAG GCAGCTGGGTACATCCCGGAGAGTACGCGTCCTCAG CTAACGACAACTATTTCG GCATGGGCAAGGAGGTTGAGAATCTCATCATGGAGAACAATGAGCTGCTGGCCACCAA AAACGCCCTCAATATTGTCAAGGACGATTTAATTGTCAAAGTGGATGAGCTGACGGGTGAGATAGAGATTGTGCGGGAGGAGCTGAATGCCATGCAGCAATCCAGGACTAAGCTGCGGCAGCGCATCAGCGAGCTGGAGGATGAGCTGAAGAAGGCCAAGGAGCAGGTCAAGCAGCAGA GCACCGAGCAAGAGGAGAACGATGTGCCACTGGCGCAGCGCAAGCGTTTCACTCGCGTGGAAATGGCCATGGTGCTGATGGAGCGTAACCAGTATAAGGAGCGTCTGATGGAGCTCCAGGAGGCAGTCCGTCTCACAGAAATTCTACGAGCCACCCGGACTGTTGACAATTTGGACAAGAAGTCGAAGCAAAGCATTTGGAAGTACTTTAGTAATCTTTTTAC CCCCTCCAACCGCCCGACGGAACGCGTCGCGGACGGTCTCGGAGGGGGGCCAATGTTTCGTCACACCGGCGGAGGAAGCCCTGCCCATAGCCATGGATCTCCCAGTCGAGGTGGAGGAGGCGACAATCGCCTTACCCTAACCAGCGGCCAGCCACCCGTTCACCCGGCCAGTGCCGGTCTGGCCAATGCCCTCATTCTGCCCAAGGACTATGCCGAAGAGGGCGGCTCGGAACGGATAAGTGCACGTCGTCGAGAGCAGTATCGACAACTGCGCGCCCATGTCCAGAAAGAGGACGGCCGGCTGCACGCCTACGGCTGGAGTTTGCCGATCAACAAGGCCAATCAGGAGGCGAATCCCAGCCGGCATTCCGGCGGCGTACCGGTCCCAGTTTACTGTAATCCCCTGGCGGAAGCGTCGCCCCACATGAAGGTGTTCTGCGCCGCGGGCGTGAATCTTCACGGGGGCTTCACCAAGGACGGGCAATCCCTGATACCTGCCAATTCACCGTATGCACCGAAATCCACGCTGAAGATAGCCGAGATCACAAGCCCCACGGCGGAGCACAGTGTGGAGGCGCTGGACAGGCAGATGGCACGCGCCAGCTTGGAGACCCTGGAGCCGGAGACACAGCTCAGCTCGTTTGTGTGGATTTGTACGAGCACCCATGCCGCCAGCACCGTCAGTGTGGTGGACGCCAACCAGTCGGCCACCGTGCTGGACGCCTTTCCCATATGCTCCTCGCATCTGCTATGCATAGCCTCGGTCCAGGGGGCAATGGAGAGCGACTACGCCCTGCTGGAGCAGTCGGAGGTGGTCAAGGCGGGCGAGATGCTGCAGAGGCCGGGCGAAGGACCAGAGCTCCTGGGCAAGGTGGAGTTTGTGCGAGTGAAACCAAAGACAGAGGACgaacagaagcagcagcaagagGAGGAAGAGGCCAAGGAAGCCACCGAGAAGTCCAACGAGCAGATGCCAGTCGTCGATGCCGAGGAGCCTCTTGGCAATGTGGAAGCCATCAAGATACGCCAGGCCCTCCCTGGAGCTCCCCAACGCCTGCCCGCCGATGGCGTCAATCAGgccaataacaacaacaatagcaacagtGTAGTGTTTGCCACAAAATCGCTGAACCCCATTCTGGGTACCAAGGAGCGCGAGGAGCCTGCCATGAGCTCGGTGGGACCCACCATGTGGATGGGAGCCCAGGACGGTTGGTTGTACGTGCACAGCAGCGTGGGAAGGTGGCACGAGTGCCTGCACAAGGTTCAGCTGCCGGACGCTGTCCTGGCGATTGTGCATGTGGAAGCGAGGGTTGTTGTGGCGCTGGCCAATGCCCAGCTGGCCGTGTTCCGCCGCCAGACAGACGGCCAATGGGATCTGAATAGCTATCACCTGGTGACGCTCGGTGATCGCAACCATTCGATACGTTGCCTCTGTGTGGCCGGCGAGCGCATTTGGGCGGCCCATCGCAACAAGATCTTTATCGTTGACCCTGTATCGCTCAACATTGTGCATTCGCTGGACGCTCATCCGCGCAAGGAGAGCCAAGTGCGTCAAATGGCGGCCACCGGGGCTGGAGTCTGGGTGTCCATAAG ACTGGACTCTACGCTGCGGCTGTACAATACCCACACCTTCGAGCACAAGCAGGACGTTGACATTGAGCCGTATGTGTCCAAGATGCTCGGCACCGGCAAGCTCGGCTTCAGCTTTGTCCGCATCACTGCTCTGATGGTGTCCTGCAACAGGCTGTGGATCGGCACCAGCAACGGGGTGATCATCTCAGTGCCACTGGCTGAGGTGCAGCAGAAGTCATCAT CCGATCCCCATGGACAGATGCCGCTGTGTTGTATGGCCAACGCTCAACTCTCCTTCCATGGTCATCGGGATGCCGTCAAGTTCTTTGTTTCGGTGCCGATGCTGCAGCAGCCGAACCTTAATGGGGGACTGACCTTCACCAACAAGCGACCCGATATGCTGGTCATGTGCGGTGGCGAGGGTTACATCGATTTTCGCATAA GAAATGATAAGTACGATGCTAGCGATAATGCAGCGCACTTGATAGTTTGGAAAGTCGATAC ATGA